Proteins from a genomic interval of Siniperca chuatsi isolate FFG_IHB_CAS linkage group LG10, ASM2008510v1, whole genome shotgun sequence:
- the mul1b gene encoding mitochondrial ubiquitin ligase activator of NFKB 1, with translation MDSSGKPSTAQIVVLATSSALTALFYSIYKSKATTVARLKEAKTVSINQDLKNILSETPGRCVPYAVIEGVVRSVKETLNSQFVDNCKGVIERLTLKEEKMVWNRTTHLWNNTEKVIHQRTNTVPFALGSHDDNIAATVRVIRPLDAAELDLETTYENFHPTVQSLSNVIGHFISGERPKGIHETEEMLRLGDSVTGVGELVLDNNLIKLQPPKQGFRYFLTRLDYESLLRKQGNSVRLWRILTVVFGVAACSTLLFILWKRYVHHRQSKKEQSLLEEFKEQQRKRMRELNVEESSVSPTSCTVCLSRERSCVFLECGHVCACAQCHDALPEPKKCPICRAIIDRVVPLYNS, from the exons ATGGACTCCAGTGGAAAACCTTCAACTGCACAGATTGTGGTTTTAGCCACCAGCTCAGCCCTCACTGCACTCTTCTATTCCATTTACAAGAGCAAAGCTACGACAGTTGCCAGATTAAAG GAAGCCAAGACAGTCTCCATTAACCAGGATTTGAAAAACATCCTGTCTGAAACTCCTGGAAGATGTGTCCCATACGCTGTCATAGAAG GTGTTGTGAGATCTGTGAAGGAAACTCTGAACAGCCAGTTTGTTGATAACTGCAAAGGTGTGATTGAAAGACTTACCTTGAAGGAGGAAAAGATGGTGTGGAATCGCACCACTCATCTGTG GAACAACACAGAGAAAGTCATCCACCAGCGCACCAACACAGTGCCATTTGCCCTCGGATCTCATGACGACAATATTGCTGCCACAGTCCGGGTTATACGTCCACTAGACGCTGCAGAGTTGGACCTGGAGACCACCTATGAGAACTTCCACCCCACAGTCCAGTCCTTGTCCAACGTTATTGGCCACTTTATCAGCGGGGAACGACCCAAGGGCATCCATGAAACTGAGGAGATGCTGCGGCTGGGAGACAGCGTCACGGGTGTAGGAGAGCTGGTTCTGGATAACAACCTGATCAAGCTCCAACCTCCCAAACAGGGCTTCCGTTACTTTCTCACTCGGTTGGACTACGAGTCTCTTCTCAGGAAGCAGGGGAACAGCGTCAGACTGTGGAGGATTCTGACTGTTGTCTTCGGTGTCGCCGCTTGTTCCactctcctcttcatcctgtGGAAGCGATACGTACACCACAGACAGAGTAAGAAGGAGCAGAGCCTGCTTGAGGAGTTcaaggagcagcagaggaaacGTATGCGTGAACTCAACGTGGAGGAAAGCAGCGTGTCGCCCACCAGCTGCACTGTCTGCCTGAGCCGTGAACGGTCCTGTGTGTTTCTAGAGTGTGGtcatgtgtgtgcctgtgcccAGTGCCATGATGCCCTGCCAGAGCCAAAGAAATGCCCCATCTGCAGGGCGATTATAGACAGGGTGGTGCCTCTTTACAATAGCTAA
- the vwa5b1 gene encoding von Willebrand factor A domain-containing protein 5B1: MPGLINKENRSALPLSVSDITSCVRGYTLAMTASMTYENIEDHAIEGMFIYPLEENSIVVGFESMIASQIITLQIKDKAKIDDCYLDCCNTSNGGLQSGSGHVVMDEDLERTVLVVNLGIIPPMETVHILVSTSSELSTLPSGGIRVSSPPVCTPRVQRTINEEQGLSPNFSRTRDRHSCASSPHDQTPSSPQLWLASLLEEEAINSMDYEFNFQLEIRAPYLLAGVESPSHAIRADADPLARSATSVVITLADKYTYDCPVKILIYPSEPHLPHVLIENGDMTQEEYDEYLHGRSDFIKATKKDSSNERKVDIIHRRLHKDILHNPVVMLNFCPDLKSISSDLRKVHGEFIFLIDRSGSMSGVNINRVKDAMVVILKSLVPGCLFNIIGFGSTFKSLFTTSQNYEEEALALACEYIRKIRADMGGTNILAPLNWILRQPMFSGHPRLLFLLTDGAVSNTGKVIELVRSHARYIRCFTFGIGQSACRRLVQGLATVSKGTAEFLADGERLQPKMIKSLKKTMSPVLSDISIEWLFPETKEVLLSPVGNTFLFPGDSLIGYSVVCDTTRYHANPKSDKRRRYSMMHSTESASSVFYHSQEEDPVKAGVDSQGSYREALSGPLYDTYQDSMIDSSPVTMEQDTVGLDSKSSPRRRAYSTNQIIDYNPAKKVYTPSDPSSVVAKNPLRRAKVQELIGQMSPEHEAQWRNDYQPQLASLCATSSRGRSASCHRPLPQQEPLLQQVANSELHYHPQPQDNPQLSGISVPPTARNSAGEDGSRSSTDSPSIGSVGDTDGYGHQLCQAETPQETQTSDLGAANQHKGDCKAVVSGLLCGKPAKWEVVFDIEPFLSGREREEKVHEELWNETFHHLAGRSIIHDFEHMADKECEIEHGSGRKYQLYAIHTSKACNILSKYTAFVPIDLDTNEYLQTCIEYINPSEGLKRSSHSSSRSGSRKNRGYSIGLGRSQSGGMSEEAEDVLLPNSGEDGVSPCSTPTSSSWERCSFTEVSQRSPSVTSDQSQKSVESLFSARLALSRTRLLTRAAKGFMCRSHSKSGDSIGESDNENKDYIPLLLLQLASGAFPLDTALCDAINVPMDKLKWTSPFNSHRTSLGHLSHSSGRRTESADDGRRSPCEPETYQQPAEHTVRVQSPSHLSRSAWMDVGPSSLASPSTAAEPQISPHSQVDSGRGSGSGGMETVLPSGVLKRILDPESMVWATAVALAWLEHSSASYFIEWEMVAAKASMWLSAQDIPEGRDLASVKAAANQLFIILRHWDENLQLNMLCYHPNSV, from the exons ATGCCTGGACTCATTAACAAGGAGAATCGGAGCGCTCTGCCCCTCAGTGTctctgacatcacttcctgtgtcagGGGTTATACTCTGGCCATGACAGCCTCTATGACCTACGAAAATATTGAGGATCATGCAATTGAGG GGATGTTCATTTATCCACTGGAGGAAAATTCCATTGTTGTGGGGTTCGAGTCTATGATAGCCAGTCAGATTATAACACTGCAAATCAAAGACAAGGCAAAAATTGACGACTGTTATCTTGATTGCTGCAACACATCTAATGGAGGCCTCCAGAGTGGCAGCG GACACGTAGTGATGGATGAGGATTTGGAGAGGACAGTGTTAGTGGTTAACCTTGGGATCATCCCTCCCATGGAGACGGTCCATATTCTGGTTAGTACCTCCTCTGAGCTCTCCACCCTGCCCAGCGGCGGCATCAGGGTCTCATCCCCACCGGTGTGTACACCCCGGGTACAGAGGACCATCAACGAGGAGCAGGGACTATCTCCAAACTTCTCCAGAAC GCGGGACAGGCATTCTTGTGCCTCAAGTCCTCATGATCAAACTCCCAGCTCCCCTCAGCTGTGGTTGGCTTcactgctggaggaggaggccaTCAACTCCATGGACTATGAGTTTAACTTCCAGCTGGAGATCCGGGCTCCCTATCTCCTCGCAG GTGTAGAGAGCCCGTCTCATGCTATCCGAGCTGATGCAGACCCTCTGGCCCGCTCTGCCACCAGCGTTGTCATCACTCTGGCAGACAAGTACACTTATGACTGTCCTGTCAAAATCCTCATCTACCCCAGCG AGCCTCATCTGCCACATGTTCTCATTGAGAATGGAGACATGACGCAGGAAGAGTATGATGAGTATCTTCATGGCCGGAGTGATTTCATCAAGGCCACCAAGAAGGACTCCAGCAATGAGAGGAAA GTAGATATCATTCACAGGCGACTCCATAAGGACATCCTCCACAACCCTGTAGTCATGTTGAACTTTTGCCCTGACCTCAAGTCTATCAGCTCAGACCTGAGGAAGGTTCACGGCGAGTTTATCTTCCTCATTGACCGCAGCGGCAGCATGAGCGGGGTTAACATCAACCGTGTGAAG gATGCCATGGTGGTGATTCTCAAGAGCCTTGTGCCAGGCTGCCTTTTTAACATCATAGGCTTCGGCTCTACATTCAAATCACTATTCACAACCAGCCAGAACTATGAGGAG GAAGCCCTGGCCCTGGCTTGTGAATATATTAGGAAGATCAGAGCTGACATGGGGGGTACCAACATCTTGGCACCGCTCAATTGGATCCTGAGGCAGCCGATGTTCAGCGGACACCCCCGCCTACTCTTCTTGCTCACTGACGGGGCCGTCAGCAACACTGGCAAAGTTATCGAGCTGGTCCGCAGCCATGCACGCTACATCAG atgtTTTACGTTTGGCATAGGACAGAGTGCTTGCAGGAGGCTGGTGCAGGGGCTGGCAACAGTTTCCAAAGGAACAGCAGAGTTCCTGGCCGATGGAGAGAGGCTGCAGCCCAAG ATGATAAAGTCCCTGAAGAAAACTATGTCTCCAGTACTTAGTGACATTTCCATCGAATGGCTTTTTCCTGAGACCAAAGAAGTGCTGCTGTCCCCTGTGGGCAACACCTTCCTGTTTCCAGGGGACAGTCTGATTGGCTACAGTGTGGTTTGTGACACCACCCGCTACCATGCCAACCCCAAATCT GATAAGAGGAGGCGATACAGCATGATGCACTCCACTGAGTCAGCCAGCTCCGTGTTTTACCACTCTCAAGAAGAGGACCCAGTGAAGGCAGGTGTCGACAGTCAAGGGTCCTACAGGGAAGCACTTTCTGGCCCTCTGTATGACACCTACCAGGACTCCATGATAGACAGCAGCCCTGTCACCATGGAGCAAGACACTGTGG GGTTGGATTCTAAGTCATCTCCAAGAAGGCGTGCATACAGTACCAACCAGATAATAGACTACAACCCGGCAAAGAAGGTCTACACTCCCAGTGATCCCAGCTCTGTGGTGGCAAAGAATCCACTGAGGAGAGCCAAAGTCCAGGAGCTGATAGGCCAGATGAGCCCTGAGCATGAGGCCCAGTGGAGGAACGACTACCAG CCACAGCTGGCGAGCCTATGTGCCACATCTTCCAGAGGGCGTTCTGCCAGCTGTCACAGGCCGCTCCCTCAGCAGGAGCCACTTCTGCAGCAGGTAGCCAACTCAGAGCTTCATTACCATCCCCAGCCTCAGGACAACCCTCAGCTCAGCGGCATCAGCGTGCCGCCTACAGCTCGCAACTCCGCTGGGGAAGATGGATCCAGATCGTCCACTGACAGCCCATCTATTGGCAGTGTCGGAGATACAG ATGGTTATGGACACCAATTATGTCAAGCAGAAACCCCACAGGAGACCCAAACGTCAGATCTGGGTGCAGCCAACCAGCACAAAGGTGACTGCAAGGCTGTGGTGTCTGGACTGCTGTGTGGGAAACCAGCAAAGTGGGAGGTCGTCTTCGATATCGAGCCCTTCCTGAGCGGCCGGGAACGTGAGGAGAAGGTTCATGAGGAGCTGTGGAATGAGACCTTCCACCACCTGGCTGGACGCTCCATCATACATGACTTTGAGCACATGGCGGATAAGGAGTGCGAGATTGAGCACG GCTCTGGGAGGAAGTACCAGCTATACGCTATTCACACCAGCAAGGCCTGCAATATATTGAGCAAATACACAGCGTTTGTTCCAATCGACCTGGACACTAATGAGTATTTGCAGACATGTATTGAGTACATAAACCCCA gTGAAGGTCTGAAGAGGAGCTCACATTCCAGTTCTCGTTCAGGGAGCAGGAAGAACAGAGGGTACTCTATTGGACTGGGTCGCTCTCAATCTGGCGGCATGTCTGAGGAAGCTGAAGATGTCCTGCTGCCCAACA GTGGAGAGGATGGTGTCTCTCCATGCAgcacccccacctcctccagctGGGAGAGATGTAGCTTCACGGAGG TCTCCCAAAGGAGTCcgtctgtgacctctgaccaaTCACAGAAATCGGTGGAGAGCCTTTTTTCTGCCAG GTTGGCCCTCAGCAGGACTCGTCTCCTGACTCGGGCTGCCAAAGGATTCATGTGTCGATCTCACAGCAAGTCCGGGGATTCAATTGGAGAGAGTGACAACGAGAACAAAGACTACATTCCTCTG TTGTTGTTGCAGTTGGCTAGTGGTGCATTTCCCCTGGACACAGCTCTGTGTGATGCCATTAACGTGCCCATGGACAAGCTAAAGTGGACGTCCCCCTTCAACAGCCACCGCACTAGTCTGGGTCACCTGTCTCACTCCAGCGGCCGCCGTACTGAAAGTGCCGACGACGGACGCAGATCACCGTGTGAGCCAGAAACATATCAGCAACCTGCAGAGCACACTGTAAGAGTACAGAGCCCTTCTCATCTGTCCAGGAGTGCCTGGATGGATGTTGGTCCTTCCTCATTAGCCAGTCCATCCACCGCTGCTGAGCCCCAGATCTCCCCACACTCCCAGGTGGACAGTGGACGGGGCTCTGGGTCAGGGGGCATGGAAACAGTATTGCCCAGCGGTGTGCTAAAGAGGATCCTGGATCCAGAGAGCATGGTGTGGGCCACGGCTGTGGCCCTCGCCTGGCTGGAGCACAGCTCTGCCAGTTATTTCATAGAGTGGGAAATGGTAGCCGCCAAGGCCAGCATGTGGTTGAGTGCGCAGGACATCCCAGAAGGCCGAGACTTAGCCTCCGTCAAGGCTGCTGCCAACCAGCTCTTCATCATCCTCAGACACTGGGATGAAAACCTGCAACTGAACATGCTCTGTTACCACCCTAACAGTGTCTAA